In the genome of Drosophila pseudoobscura strain MV-25-SWS-2005 chromosome 3, UCI_Dpse_MV25, whole genome shotgun sequence, one region contains:
- the ptc gene encoding protein patched: protein MDRDSLPRVPDTHGDVVDEKLFSDLYIRTSWVDAQVALDQIDKGKARGSRTAIYLRSVFQSHLETLGSSVQKHAGKVLFVAILVLSTFCVGLKSAQIHSKVHQLWIQEGGRLESELAYTQKTIGEDESSTHQLLIQTAHDPNASVLHPQALLSHLEVLVKATAVKVHMYDAEWGLRDMCNSPTTPTFEGHYYIEQILKHLIPCSIITPLDCFWEGSQLLGPEFPVNIPGLNQRLMWSTLNPASVMQFMKQQMSDQKISFDFETVEQYLKRAAIGSGYMEKPCLNPLNPSCPETAPNKNSTTPPDVGAILSGGCYGYAAKHMHWPEQLIVGGAQRNRSGHLKKAQALQTVVQLMTEKEMYDQWEDNYKVHHIGWTQEKAAEVLNAWQRNFSREVELLLRKQSRIAANYDIYVFSSAALDDILAKFSHPSALSIVIGVAVTVLYAFCTLLRWRDPVRGQSSVGVAGVLLMCFSTAAGLGLCALMGIVFNAASTQVVPFLALGLGVDHIFMLTAAYAESNRKEQTKLILKKVGPSILFSACSTAGSFFAAAFIPVPALKVFCLQAAIVMCFNLAAALLVFPAMISLDLRRRTAGRADIFCCCFPVWKEQSKVMPMNNNNSLRGARHVKNCNNNRVGLPPQPPSQNPLLEQHASGVPSASSKSSSSNSLPSFSLSSFAFEYYTPFLMRSWVKFLAVMGFLVALIFSLYASTKLQDGLDIIDLVPKHSNEHKFLDAQTRLFGFYSMYAVTQGNFEYPTQQQLLRDYHDAFVRVPHVIKNDNGGLPDFWLLLFRDWLSNLQRIFDDEIRDGRLNKEVWYPNASSDAILAYKLIVQTGHVDNPVDKELVKTNRLVFSDGIINPKAFYNYLSAWATNDVFAYGASQGKLYPEPRQYYHAPNEYDLKIPKSLPLVYAQMPFYLHGLTDTSQIKTLIGHIRDLSVKFEGFGLPNYPSGIPFIFWEQYMTLRSSLAMILACVLLAALVLVSLLLLSVWAAVLVILSVLASLAQIFGAMTLLGIKLSAIPAVILILSVGMMLCFNVHISLGFMTSLGNRQRRVHLAMQLSLGPLVHGMLTSGVAVFMLSTSPFEFVIRHFCFLLIVVLCVGACNSLVVFPILLSMLGPEAELVPLEHPDRISTPSPLPVRSSKRSNKSFSGNGSRSSSRNNCQKAHHYHKDVNINDPSLTTITEEPQSWKSSNSSIQMHNDWSAPAPPPAQTTNNFNNSNYQHGGGSRPASYGAPPPAYHKAAQQQQQQYPPELQSIVVQPEVTVETTHSDSNTTKVTATANIKVELVTPGRAVRSYNFTS, encoded by the exons ATGGACAGGGACAGCCTACCCCGCGTACCGGACACCCACGGCGACGTGGTCGATGAGAAATTATTCTCGGATCTGTACATACGGACCAGCTGGGTGGATGCCCAAGTGGCGCTCGATCAAATTGATAAG GGTAAAGCGCGTGGCAGCCGGACGGCCATCTATCTGCGTTCAGTATTCCAGTCCCACCTCGAAACGCTCGGCAGCTCTGTGCAGAAGCATGCGGGCAAGGTGCTATTCGTGGCCATCCTGGTGCTGAGCACCTTCTGTGTGGGCCTGAAGAGCGCCCAGATTCACTCGAAGGTGCACCAGCTCTGGATACAGGAGGGCGGCCGCCTCGAATCGGAGCTGGCATACACGCAGAAGACCATCGGCGAGGACGAGTCCTCCACGCATCAGCTGCTCATCCAGACGGCCCACGATCCGAATGCCTCGGTGCTGCATCCGCAGGCGTTGCTCTCCCACCTCGAGGTGCTGGTCAAGGCCACCGCCGTCAAGGTGCACATGTACGACGCCGAGTGGGGACTGCGAGACATGTGCAACTCCCCGACGACGCCCACCTTCGAGGGGCACTACTACATCGAGCAGATACTAAAGCATTTGATACCGTGCTCGATCATCACGCCGTTGGATTGCTTCTGGGAGGGCAGCCAGCTGCTGGGACCGGAGTTTCCCGTGAATATACC TGGCCTCAATCAGCGCCTCATGTGGAGCACCCTGAACCCCGCGTCGGTGATGCAGTTCATGAAGCAGCAGATGTCCGACCAGAAGATCAGCTTCGACTTCGAGACCGTCGAGCAGTACCTGAAACGAGCGGCCATCGGCAGCGGCTACATGGAGAAGCCCTGCCTCAATCCGCTGAATCCCAGTTGCCCGGAGACGGCCCCGAACAAGAACAGCACCACGCCGCCAGATGTGGGGGCGATACTGTCGGGCGGGTGCTACGGCTATGCGGCCAAGCACATGCACTGGCCGGAGCAGCTGATTGTGGGCGGGGCGCAGCGGAATCGCAGCGGGCACCTGAAGAAGGCCCAGGCCCTGCAGACGGTGGTGCAGCTGATGACCGAGAAGGAGATGTACGACCAGTGGGAGGACAATTACAAGGTGCACCACATCGGCTGGACCCAGGAGAAGGCCGCCGAGGTGCTGAATGCCTGGCAGCGGAACTTCTCCCGCGAGGTGGAGCTCCTCCTGCGCAAACAGTCCCGCATTGCGGCCAACTACGACATCTACGTGTTCAGCTCGGCCGCCCTGGACGACATCCTGGCCAAGTTCTCGCATCCGAGTGCCCTGAGCATCGTTATCGGCGTCGCCGTCACCGTCCTTTACGCCTTTTGCACGCTCCTCCGCTGGCGGGATCCTGTTCGGGGCCAGAGCAGCGTGGGTGTTGCTGGTGTCCTGCTCATGTGCTTTAGCACGGCGGCTGGCCTGGGACTGTGTGCCCTGATGGGGATCGTCTTCAATGCGGCCAGCACCCAGGTGGTGCCGTTCCTGGCCCTGGGTCTCGGAGTGGACCACATCTTTATGCTGACGGCGGCGTATGCGGAAAGCAATCGCAAGGAGCAGACCAAGCTGATCCTGAAGAAGGTCGGTCCCAGCATCCTGTTCAGCGCCTGCAGCACGGCCGGATCCTTCTTCGCGGCCGCCTTCATTCCAGTGCCTGCGCTGAAGGTCTTCTGCCTGCAGGCGGCCATCGTGATGTGCTTCAATCTGGCGGCGGCTCTGCTGGTCTTCCCGGCCATGATCTCCTTGGATCTGCGGCGGCGCACAGCCGGACGGGCGGacattttctgctgctgctttcccGTGTGGAAGGAGCAGTCCAAAGTGATGCCgatgaacaacaacaacagcctgCGGGGAGCACGGCACGTGAagaactgcaacaacaaccgcGTGGGTCTGCCTCCCCAGCCACCATCCCAGAACCCCCTTCTGGAGCAGCACGCCAGCGGCGTCCCCTCtgccagcagcaaaagcagcagcagcaactcccTGCCGTCCTTCTCGCTGTCCAGCTTCGCCTTCGAGTACTACACGCCCTTCCTGATGCGCAGCTGGGTGAAATTTCTGGCCGTGATGGGCTTCCTGGTGGCGCTGATCTTCAGTCTGTACGCCTCCACCAAGCTGCAGGATGGCCTGGACATCATCGACCTGGTGCCAAAGCACAGCAACGAGCACAAGTTCCTCGACGCGCAGACGCGCCTCTTCGGCTTTTACAGCATGTACGCGGTGACGCAAGGCAATTTCGAGTACcccacgcagcagcagctcctgaGGGACTACCACGACGCATTCGTCCGAGTCCCGCATGTGATCAAGAACGATAACGGGGGCCTGCCGgacttctggctgctgctgttccgcGACTGGCTTAGCAATCTGCAGCGCATCTTCGACGATGAGATCCGGGACGGGCGACTGAACAAGGAGGTGTGGTACCCGAATGCCAGCAGCGATGCCATCCTGGCGTACAAGCTGATCGTGCAGACGGGCCATGTGGACAATCCGGTGGACAAGGAGCTGGTGAAGACGAATCGGCTGGTCTTCAGCGATGGCATCATCAATCCGAAGGCCTTCTACAACTATCTCTCTGCCTGGGCCACCAACGATGTCTTCGCCTATGGAGCCTCTCAG GGCAAACTCTATCCAGAACCGCGTCAGTATTATCATGCGCCCAACGAGTACGACCTGAAGATACCCAAGAGCCTGCCCCTGGTCTACGCACAGATGCCCTTCTATCTGCACGGCCTGACGGACACCTCGCAGATCAAGACCCTGATCGGACACATACGCGACCTGAGCGTTAAGTTCGAGGGCTTTGGTCTGCCCAACTATCCCTCCG GCATTCCATTCATCTTCTGGGAGCAGTACATGACGTTACGCTCCTCGCTGGCCATGATCCTGGCGTGTGTCTTGCTGGCTGCCTTGGTGCTGgtctccctgctgctgctgtccgttTGGGCCGCCGTGCTGGTGATCCTCAGCGTCTTGGCCTCGCTGGCCCAGATCTTTGGGGCCATGACCTTGCTGGGCATCAAGCTATCGGCCATACCCGCTGTCATACTCATACTGAGCGTGGGCATGATGCTCTGCTTCAATGTGCACATCTCCCTG GGCTTTATGACTTCGTTGGGCAATCGTCAACGTCGCGTCCATCTGGCCATGCAGCTGTCATTGGGTCCCCTGGTGCATGGGATGCTCACCTCTGGGGTGGCCGTTTTCATGCTCTCCACGTCCCCCTTCGAGTTCGTCATCCGCCACTTCTGCTTCCTGCTGATCGTGGTCCTCTGCGTGGGGGCCTGCAACAGTCTGGTGGTCTTCCCCATTCTGCTGAGCATGCTGGGGCCAGAGGCGGAGCTTGTGCCCTTGGAGCATCCCGATAGGATATCCACGCCCTCGCCGCTGCCCGTGCGCAGCAGCAAGCGTTCGAACAAGTCGTTCAGTGGGAACGGCTCGCGTTCGTCGTCGCGCAACAACTGCCAGAAGGCGCACCACTACCACAAGGACGTCAACATCAACGATCCCTCGCTGACGACCATTACGGAGGAGCCGCAGTCTTGGAAGTCCAGCAACTCCTCCATCCAGATGCACAACGACTGGAGTGCCCCCGCACCGCCGCCGGCACAGACAACGAATAActtcaacaacagcaactaTCAGCATGGCGGGGGATCGCGACCCGCCTCGTATGGAGCACCACCACCCGCTTACCACAAGGccgcacagcagcagcagcagcagtatccGCCGGAACTGCAGAGCATCGTTGTCCAGCCGGAGGTGACGGTGGAGACGACGCACTCGGACAGCAACACCACCAAGGTGACGGCCACGGCCAACATCAAGGTGGAGCTGGTCACGCCCGGGCGGGCGGTGCGCAGCTATAACTTTACGAGTTAG
- the LOC117183509 gene encoding protein patched-like, whose amino-acid sequence MPFYLHGLTDTSQIKTLIGHIRDLSVKFEGFGLPNYPSGIPFIFWEQYMTLRSSLAMILACVLLAALVLVSLLLLSVWAAVLVILSVLASLAQIFGAMTLLGIKLSAIPAVILILSVGMMLCFNVHISLGFMTSLGNRQRRVHLAMQLSLGPLVHGMLTSGVAVFMLSTSPFEFVIRHFCFLLIVVLCVGACNSLVVFPILLSMLGPEAELVPLEHPDRISTPSPLPVRSSKRSNKSFSGNGSRSSSRNNCQKAHHYHKDVNINDPSLTTITEEPQSWKSSNSSIQMHNDWSAPAPPPAQTTNNFNNSNYQHGGGSRPASYGAPPPAYHKAAQQQQQQYPPELQSIVVQPEVTVETTHSDSNTTKVTATANIKVELVTPGRAVRSYNFTS is encoded by the exons ATGCCCTTCTATCTGCACGGCCTGACGGACACCTCGCAGATCAAGACCCTGATCGGACACATACGCGACCTGAGCGTTAAGTTCGAGGGCTTTGGTCTGCCCAACTATCCCTCCG GCATTCCATTCATCTTCTGGGAGCAGTACATGACGTTACGCTCCTCGCTGGCCATGATCCTGGCGTGTGTCTTGCTGGCTGCCTTGGTGCTGgtctccctgctgctgctgtccgttTGGGCCGCCGTGCTGGTGATCCTCAGCGTCTTGGCCTCGCTGGCCCAGATCTTTGGGGCCATGACCTTGCTGGGCATCAAGCTATCGGCCATACCCGCTGTCATACTCATACTGAGCGTGGGCATGATGCTCTGCTTCAATGTGCACATCTCCCTG GGCTTTATGACTTCGTTGGGCAATCGTCAACGTCGCGTCCATCTGGCCATGCAGCTGTCATTGGGTCCCCTGGTGCATGGGATGCTCACCTCTGGGGTGGCCGTTTTCATGCTCTCCACGTCCCCCTTCGAGTTCGTCATCCGCCACTTCTGCTTCCTGCTGATCGTGGTCCTCTGCGTGGGGGCCTGCAACAGTCTGGTGGTCTTCCCCATTCTGCTGAGCATGCTGGGGCCAGAGGCGGAGCTTGTGCCCTTGGAGCATCCCGATAGGATATCCACGCCCTCGCCGCTGCCCGTGCGCAGCAGCAAGCGTTCGAACAAGTCGTTCAGTGGGAACGGCTCGCGTTCGTCGTCGCGCAACAACTGCCAGAAGGCGCACCACTACCACAAGGACGTCAACATCAACGATCCCTCGCTGACGACCATTACGGAGGAGCCGCAGTCTTGGAAGTCCAGCAACTCCTCCATCCAGATGCACAACGACTGGAGTGCCCCCGCACCGCCGCCGGCACAGACAACGAATAActtcaacaacagcaactaTCAGCATGGCGGGGGATCGCGACCCGCCTCGTATGGAGCACCACCACCCGCTTACCACAAGGccgcacagcagcagcagcagcagtatccGCCGGAACTGCAGAGCATCGTTGTCCAGCCGGAGGTGACGGTGGAGACGACGCACTCGGACAGCAACACCACCAAGGTGACGGCCACGGCCAACATCAAGGTGGAGCTGGTCACGCCCGGGCGGGCGGTGCGCAGCTATAACTTTACGAGTTAG